The Hymenobacter sp. GOD-10R genome includes a window with the following:
- a CDS encoding phosphatase PAP2 family protein, whose protein sequence is MIESIKNVDRWLLVAANNHHSPLLDKWMVFFSERFVWFPAYLVILIVLAYLYQQRALLLLPLLGASVGLADFISSRFFKPYFARLRPCHDPMLSASLNLANGCGGQFGFLSSHAANSFALVVFLGLILPRRYRVAKVLLLIWAMLVSYSRMYLGAHYPSDVLAGATLGSLLAWLTAELYRRGEARWWPGFSASIGKKIQLR, encoded by the coding sequence TTGATTGAATCGATAAAAAACGTAGACCGTTGGCTCTTAGTGGCCGCCAACAACCATCACTCACCGCTGCTGGATAAGTGGATGGTCTTTTTTTCGGAGCGCTTCGTTTGGTTTCCTGCTTACCTCGTCATCCTGATCGTGCTGGCTTACCTCTACCAGCAGCGCGCTCTGCTCCTGTTGCCCCTACTTGGCGCGAGCGTTGGCCTCGCCGATTTCATTTCGAGCCGCTTTTTCAAACCGTACTTCGCTCGGTTGCGCCCCTGCCACGATCCTATGCTATCGGCCTCGCTTAATCTGGCCAATGGCTGCGGCGGACAGTTCGGTTTTTTGTCCTCTCACGCGGCCAACTCGTTTGCGTTGGTTGTGTTCCTGGGGCTGATATTGCCGCGTCGCTACCGAGTGGCTAAGGTATTGCTGCTGATCTGGGCCATGTTGGTCTCGTACAGTCGCATGTACCTAGGTGCCCACTACCCTTCCGACGTGCTAGCCGGTGCCACGCTGGGTAGCTTGCTAGCTTGGCTGACAGCCGAGCTCTACCGCCGCGGCGAAGCTAGATGGTGGCCAGGCTTTTCCGCTTCAATAGGCAAGAAAATTCAGTTGCGCTAG
- the gatB gene encoding Asp-tRNA(Asn)/Glu-tRNA(Gln) amidotransferase subunit GatB yields the protein MDETIKAKYQPVIGLEVHAQLLTHSKMYSSDENEYGALPNNNLSVITLGHPGTLPRVNRTAVDYAIKMGLATNCQITRNNIFARKNYFYPDLPKGYQITQDKTPICTAGHVDIRLPDGTEKKIGLTRIHMEEDAGKSMHLAGEVETLVDLNRAGVPLIEIVSEPDLRTADEAYAYLVEIKKLVEYLGVCDGNMEEGSLRCDANISVMLKDAKEFGMKVEVKNMNSFRNVQRAIDHEIERQIAILEAGEEITSETRGFDAASGTTNGQRSKETMNDYRYFPEPDLTPVIIDDAWLHRVQAELPALPQQLYARFTGELGLSAYDANVLVDQKEVALFFDELSRLTTNAKAAANWVQGPVKSYLNERAVTMEDFPLTAQHLADIIKLIDDNKISHSVAAKQLFPYLLENPTQTAAAAAEAQGLLQQSDAGALEALIQQVLDANPAKVAEYRAGKKSLTGMFMGELMKLTGGKADPKAANQLLRQKLEAV from the coding sequence ATGGACGAAACGATAAAAGCTAAATACCAGCCCGTTATCGGTCTGGAAGTGCACGCGCAGCTGCTGACACACAGCAAGATGTACTCCTCGGATGAGAATGAGTACGGCGCCCTCCCCAACAACAACCTGAGCGTAATTACCCTAGGTCACCCTGGAACGTTGCCCCGCGTAAACCGCACGGCCGTGGATTATGCTATCAAAATGGGCTTGGCAACGAACTGCCAGATCACGCGCAACAACATCTTTGCCCGCAAGAATTATTTCTACCCCGACCTTCCTAAGGGCTACCAGATTACGCAGGATAAAACGCCGATCTGCACCGCCGGTCACGTGGACATCCGCCTGCCCGATGGGACCGAGAAGAAAATCGGCCTGACGCGTATTCACATGGAGGAAGACGCGGGCAAGTCGATGCACTTGGCGGGCGAGGTGGAAACCCTCGTGGACCTGAACCGCGCCGGTGTGCCGCTCATCGAAATCGTATCGGAGCCCGACCTGCGCACCGCCGATGAAGCCTACGCGTACTTGGTGGAAATCAAAAAGCTGGTGGAGTACCTAGGTGTTTGCGACGGCAACATGGAGGAAGGCTCCCTGCGCTGCGATGCTAACATCTCGGTGATGCTGAAGGACGCTAAGGAGTTCGGGATGAAGGTGGAAGTGAAGAACATGAACTCCTTCCGCAACGTGCAGCGCGCCATCGACCACGAAATCGAGCGCCAGATTGCCATCCTGGAAGCTGGGGAGGAAATAACCAGCGAAACCCGCGGCTTCGACGCGGCCAGCGGCACCACCAACGGCCAGCGCAGCAAGGAAACGATGAATGACTATCGTTACTTCCCCGAGCCCGACCTAACGCCCGTAATTATTGACGACGCGTGGCTGCACCGCGTGCAGGCCGAGTTGCCGGCGCTGCCGCAGCAGCTCTACGCCCGCTTCACCGGTGAGCTAGGTCTGTCGGCCTACGACGCCAACGTGCTGGTTGACCAGAAGGAAGTGGCCCTCTTTTTCGATGAGCTAAGCCGCCTAACGACCAACGCCAAAGCCGCCGCTAACTGGGTGCAAGGCCCCGTGAAGTCGTACCTGAACGAGCGTGCCGTGACAATGGAAGACTTCCCGCTCACGGCCCAGCACCTAGCTGACATCATCAAGCTCATTGATGACAATAAGATCAGCCATTCGGTAGCAGCTAAGCAACTCTTCCCGTATCTGCTCGAAAACCCCACGCAAACCGCTGCGGCCGCAGCGGAGGCACAAGGGTTGTTGCAGCAGTCGGATGCGGGCGCCTTGGAAGCCTTGATTCAGCAAGTACTCGACGCCAACCCGGCGAAAGTAGCGGAGTACCGGGCCGGCAAAAAGTCGCTCACGGGCATGTTTATGGGCGAGCTGATGAAGCTCACCGGCGGCAAAGCCGACCCGAAAGCGGCCAATCAATTGCTGCGGCAAAAGCTAGAAGCCGTGTAA
- a CDS encoding protein-L-isoaspartate(D-aspartate) O-methyltransferase — MHADSYRHRGLRRTLVAELRRKGIHDERVLAALATVPRHLFFESAFQEHAYQDKAFPIGEGQTISQPYTVAYQTQLLDLGRQERVLEVGTGSGYQCCVLLQLTPQVYSIEYQPVLFERAHRRLASLHQAAHLFCGDGSLGLPDHAPFDKILVTAGSPNIPRTLLHQLRVGGALVIPVGDAQVQRMMRVVRESESEFSREVFEEFRFVPLLGKAGWQG, encoded by the coding sequence ATGCACGCTGATAGTTATCGCCACCGCGGGTTGCGGCGCACGCTGGTGGCCGAGCTTCGCCGCAAAGGCATCCACGACGAGCGGGTGCTGGCAGCCTTGGCTACCGTACCCCGCCACCTGTTTTTTGAATCCGCTTTTCAGGAGCACGCCTACCAAGACAAAGCTTTCCCCATTGGGGAGGGCCAAACGATTTCGCAGCCCTATACTGTGGCCTACCAGACGCAGCTGCTCGACCTAGGTCGGCAGGAACGGGTGCTGGAAGTCGGAACGGGCTCGGGCTATCAGTGCTGCGTGCTGCTCCAGCTCACGCCCCAGGTATACAGCATTGAGTACCAGCCGGTGCTGTTTGAACGTGCGCACCGCCGCCTGGCGAGCTTACACCAGGCGGCGCACCTGTTCTGCGGCGACGGCTCCCTGGGCCTGCCCGACCACGCACCTTTTGATAAGATCTTAGTCACGGCCGGCTCACCCAACATTCCGCGCACGCTCCTGCACCAGTTGCGGGTTGGTGGAGCGCTGGTTATTCCGGTTGGTGACGCGCAAGTGCAGCGCATGATGCGCGTGGTGCGCGAGAGCGAATCAGAGTTTTCGCGGGAAGTGTTTGAGGAGTTCCGCTTCGTGCCGCTGCTGGGGAAGGCGGGGTGGCAAGGATAA
- a CDS encoding TonB family protein: protein MKVTSEAWADHRVETTYRDSVGGSVRVFYPSGKLRSYVPYLNIKRHIHHGVSSYYYESGQVRTQEDYIGGKLQGQRLTFYPDGKPKRKESYDKGVFVSGECYGPDGTQVAFFPYEVMPVYSEGTGDKDAVVQAVMAKVQYPMEALRRHVNGVVRILFVVDKNGKVQNVRPDKKTLEAEVPANLRDVYEELQKAAMYGVRHLKSFTPGKQDGEPVDVSYTVPVTFRIK from the coding sequence GTGAAAGTGACTTCTGAGGCGTGGGCTGATCATCGCGTCGAAACTACCTACCGGGATAGTGTTGGCGGCTCGGTGCGCGTGTTCTACCCCTCAGGAAAGTTGCGCTCGTATGTGCCGTACTTGAATATCAAACGGCATATTCATCACGGCGTCAGCAGCTATTACTACGAGAGCGGGCAGGTTCGAACGCAGGAAGATTACATTGGGGGTAAGCTCCAGGGACAGCGACTGACGTTTTATCCTGATGGCAAGCCGAAGCGGAAGGAAAGTTACGACAAGGGCGTGTTTGTGTCAGGTGAGTGCTACGGCCCCGATGGCACGCAAGTGGCCTTCTTTCCCTACGAAGTGATGCCCGTATACTCGGAAGGAACAGGCGACAAAGATGCTGTGGTGCAAGCCGTGATGGCAAAGGTGCAGTACCCAATGGAGGCATTGCGGCGGCATGTGAATGGCGTCGTGAGGATCTTATTTGTGGTGGATAAAAACGGCAAGGTGCAAAACGTGAGACCCGATAAGAAGACGTTGGAAGCCGAGGTGCCGGCTAACTTGCGAGACGTGTACGAGGAGTTGCAAAAGGCGGCTATGTACGGTGTACGCCACCTCAAGTCCTTTACGCCGGGCAAGCAAGATGGGGAACCCGTGGATGTTTCTTATACCGTACCTGTTACCTTTCGGATTAAATAG
- a CDS encoding sugar transferase codes for MIRTFQKLKLIGADFGAALLAWICFFLLRKYLLSEFIEGYHFTESAFFFLAGSSVMIAVFWTVLYVLIGEYQNIFRKSRLAEIIRLARVSVIGAVIIFFVLLLDDEGVKNYQLYYKTITAYFLLHFSITAILRTWAVSSVQKLVYSGAISFNTLLVGSNALARDTYHELQRTGRHLGLKLVGFAPVGDTVDPELAAELPARGSYLRLPALIRVLKIEQVVISIEPSEHRMIQQILTLLEGTPVRVSILPDLYQMLLGSVKVNHLFGTPLIEIKHDLLPLWQEVTKRLFDVVLSVLFLLFAWPVYAFTAFMVKLSSSGPVFYSQERIGRHGVPFRIYKFRSMYVDAEKMGPALSSDHDPRITPWGRFMRKVRLDELPQFWNVLKGDMSLVGPRPERQFFIDQIVKVAPHYRHLHRVRPGLTSLGQVKYGYAETVPQMVERLKFDILYIENMSLAMDFRVFLYTLKIILEGRGK; via the coding sequence TTGATCCGTACCTTCCAAAAACTGAAGCTGATAGGCGCCGATTTCGGAGCGGCGTTGTTGGCTTGGATTTGTTTCTTTTTGCTGCGCAAGTACTTGCTCAGCGAATTTATCGAAGGGTATCATTTCACAGAAAGCGCATTCTTTTTCCTGGCGGGCTCGTCGGTAATGATTGCCGTGTTCTGGACGGTGCTGTACGTGCTGATTGGAGAGTACCAGAACATTTTTCGGAAGTCGCGCTTGGCAGAGATTATCCGCCTAGCCCGGGTTTCGGTCATCGGGGCCGTCATCATTTTCTTTGTGCTGCTGCTGGATGATGAAGGAGTAAAGAATTATCAGCTTTATTATAAGACGATTACAGCTTATTTTCTGCTGCACTTCTCCATCACGGCCATCTTGCGTACCTGGGCTGTGTCGAGCGTACAAAAGCTGGTGTACAGCGGTGCTATTTCCTTTAATACACTGCTGGTTGGTTCCAACGCCCTAGCCCGTGACACTTACCACGAACTGCAGCGCACGGGTCGGCACCTCGGGTTGAAGCTCGTGGGTTTCGCGCCTGTGGGCGACACTGTTGATCCGGAGCTGGCGGCGGAGCTGCCGGCGCGGGGTTCTTACCTGCGCCTGCCGGCCCTGATTCGGGTGTTGAAAATTGAGCAGGTGGTGATTAGCATTGAGCCTAGTGAGCACCGGATGATTCAGCAGATTCTAACCCTGCTTGAAGGTACGCCTGTGCGCGTGAGCATTCTGCCCGACCTGTATCAGATGCTGCTAGGGTCGGTGAAAGTGAACCACTTATTCGGCACACCGCTCATCGAAATCAAGCACGACTTGTTGCCCTTGTGGCAGGAGGTAACCAAACGATTATTCGACGTGGTGCTGTCGGTGCTGTTTCTGCTTTTTGCCTGGCCGGTGTATGCCTTCACAGCCTTCATGGTGAAGCTTTCCTCGTCGGGGCCGGTGTTCTACTCGCAGGAACGCATTGGTCGGCACGGCGTGCCTTTTCGCATCTATAAGTTTCGCTCCATGTACGTGGATGCCGAGAAGATGGGCCCTGCCCTGAGTTCCGACCATGACCCGCGCATCACGCCCTGGGGCCGATTTATGCGCAAAGTCCGGCTCGATGAGTTACCGCAATTCTGGAACGTGCTCAAGGGGGATATGAGTTTGGTGGGGCCGCGCCCCGAGCGGCAGTTCTTCATCGACCAGATTGTGAAAGTAGCGCCTCACTACCGCCACTTACACCGCGTACGGCCCGGCCTCACGAGTCTAGGTCAGGTAAAATACGGCTACGCCGAAACCGTCCCGCAGATGGTGGAACGCCTCAAGTTCGACATCCTCTACATCGAAAACATGAGTCTAGCTATGGACTTCCGCGTCTTTCTCTACACGCTGAAGATTATCCTGGAAGGCCGAGGTAAGTGA
- a CDS encoding TlpA disulfide reductase family protein has product MILKIYSSLAALSLGMFCVGGGLSRVMGAQEASLATGYELRGTLLNAPAGAKILISDRREGRHVHLDSAYADAQGQFVLRGQVTEPAIYSLTVGEKRMIFPLMLPLANGVQLRLTGDAAQLASSYWLEGSSEAALQLQFRAAQTQASWSYADAMQEKRLKAGSAADFKPGELPKPDEGLMQISRESATATRKKLIRQHADSYVAAYETTLLMRDGKQRTFIDSMTTAFQRNLPASRYTKMLAAYQQKTVSTTVGQLAPEIKLAAPDGKKVALTSLRGKYVLVDFWASWCGPCRQENPKVIKLYEKYKDKGFEIYSISLDDSRDKWVKAIAADGLPWKQVSDLQGWKSVAGTAYGVDAIPQTFLIDPKGFIIARNLRGPDLEAKVASLLH; this is encoded by the coding sequence ATGATACTAAAAATCTATTCATCGTTGGCTGCTCTGAGCCTCGGAATGTTTTGTGTAGGTGGCGGGCTGAGCCGCGTCATGGGGGCGCAGGAAGCTAGTTTAGCCACAGGCTATGAACTACGCGGCACGTTGCTGAACGCGCCAGCAGGAGCCAAGATCTTGATAAGTGATAGGCGAGAGGGGCGCCACGTGCACCTAGATTCGGCTTACGCCGATGCGCAAGGACAATTTGTATTGCGAGGACAAGTCACGGAACCGGCTATTTATTCGCTAACCGTGGGCGAAAAAAGAATGATATTTCCGCTGATGCTACCATTAGCTAATGGGGTACAACTGCGACTGACTGGCGATGCCGCCCAATTAGCTAGCTCATACTGGCTCGAAGGGTCCTCAGAAGCGGCGCTACAGCTCCAGTTTCGGGCGGCTCAGACCCAAGCTAGCTGGAGTTACGCTGACGCCATGCAAGAAAAACGGCTTAAAGCTGGTTCAGCAGCAGACTTTAAACCCGGTGAACTACCTAAACCAGATGAGGGCCTGATGCAAATCAGTAGGGAGAGTGCCACCGCCACGAGGAAGAAGCTAATTCGCCAACATGCTGATTCTTATGTGGCTGCTTACGAAACAACCCTGCTAATGCGTGATGGGAAACAGCGGACGTTTATTGATTCTATGACTACCGCTTTTCAACGGAACTTACCCGCCTCTCGCTATACCAAGATGTTGGCTGCCTACCAGCAGAAAACGGTAAGCACAACGGTCGGTCAACTCGCTCCAGAAATTAAGCTAGCGGCACCCGACGGAAAGAAAGTTGCGCTGACTTCGTTGCGGGGCAAGTACGTGCTAGTTGATTTTTGGGCTTCCTGGTGCGGACCTTGTCGGCAAGAGAACCCAAAGGTTATCAAGCTGTATGAGAAGTACAAAGACAAGGGATTTGAGATTTACAGCATCTCGCTCGATGATTCACGCGATAAATGGGTGAAGGCCATTGCCGCCGATGGATTGCCGTGGAAGCAAGTATCCGACTTGCAGGGGTGGAAAAGTGTCGCAGGTACGGCCTACGGAGTGGATGCTATTCCGCAAACATTTCTCATTGACCCCAAAGGCTTTATCATTGCAAGGAACCTGCGTGGACCCGATCTGGAAGCCAAAGTAGCGTCGTTGTTGCATTGA
- a CDS encoding DUF5995 family protein, whose protein sequence is MELHRISDVVTAINTIVQTCEQTQNRAGYFAALYKRMTVAVAEGIAAGAFEDGTRMEKLDIVFARRYLDAWQAYGQKEGCSTSWKYAFDGCLNQSLTVIQQLVLGINTHINLDLAIAAAAVAPGSQIQALKNDFDRINNVIASLVDDIQKCLEEVWLPMRWLTRVAATQQASVLNFSIGVARKTAWTNAMLLANMNAAQQRTHIATMDMMVYNLARKIINPGLGPELLLSLIRRTEYADVARTIRLIDTTVVA, encoded by the coding sequence ATGGAACTGCACCGTATCTCCGACGTCGTAACGGCCATCAATACGATTGTACAAACCTGTGAGCAGACGCAGAACCGAGCGGGCTACTTTGCCGCTTTGTATAAGCGCATGACGGTGGCCGTAGCGGAAGGCATTGCGGCTGGGGCATTTGAAGACGGTACCCGCATGGAAAAGCTCGATATCGTATTTGCCCGGCGCTACCTAGATGCCTGGCAGGCATATGGCCAAAAAGAGGGCTGTAGCACTTCGTGGAAATATGCTTTTGACGGCTGCCTCAACCAGTCACTTACTGTGATTCAGCAGTTAGTGCTTGGTATCAACACGCACATCAACCTAGACCTAGCTATTGCAGCCGCGGCTGTCGCACCGGGCTCGCAAATACAGGCGCTGAAAAACGACTTCGACCGTATCAACAACGTCATTGCTTCGCTGGTAGACGACATTCAGAAGTGTTTGGAAGAGGTGTGGCTGCCCATGCGTTGGCTGACCCGCGTAGCCGCTACCCAACAAGCGAGTGTGCTCAACTTCAGCATCGGGGTAGCACGCAAAACCGCTTGGACGAATGCCATGCTACTGGCCAATATGAATGCAGCACAGCAGCGCACACACATTGCCACGATGGATATGATGGTATATAACTTAGCCCGAAAAATTATCAATCCAGGGCTAGGTCCAGAATTGTTGCTGAGCTTAATTCGCCGAACAGAGTACGCGGACGTAGCCCGGACCATACGGTTAATTGACACGACTGTAGTCGCTTAG
- a CDS encoding TlpA disulfide reductase family protein, which produces MSKLVTLCALFCLIMSEKVIGQTVKACHIIGNIKGLGNQTVTFFYEQQGIQRRDTVRAVNDHFSYLAKPSDDGIINLQLIPQRFSTIWYEPGTITVAGTMSNAGHLTALGTLENQVSTEHNQQVEWQFEQRMQAHPDSMQALEAQNRKATLAFIKAHPKARTSAWLLGWQMRYDATPIEQYEQLQHLLSPDVQASLQGTDAAKRLTILKNQPIVGRKAPDFTMPDTAGVAVSLSRFRGQYVVLDFWGHWCGPCIKAIPHLKRLQTQYASQVQVIGIGMEAADDKQIWQQTIRKQQIPWLQLSDLKGDKGVIEQYNINAFPTYLLLDQQGIVVERTSDLAVLEQKLKTLSPKP; this is translated from the coding sequence ATGTCTAAACTTGTTACACTGTGTGCCCTGTTCTGTTTGATCATGTCCGAAAAGGTCATTGGGCAAACTGTCAAAGCCTGCCATATAATAGGGAACATCAAGGGGCTAGGTAACCAAACGGTGACTTTTTTCTATGAGCAGCAGGGCATCCAGCGCCGTGATACCGTTCGTGCCGTCAACGACCATTTTAGTTACCTAGCTAAACCTAGTGATGACGGCATTATCAACCTCCAACTTATCCCTCAACGCTTCTCCACAATCTGGTATGAGCCAGGCACCATCACGGTTGCCGGCACGATGAGTAATGCTGGGCATCTGACGGCTCTAGGTACGCTGGAAAACCAAGTGTCTACCGAGCACAACCAACAGGTAGAATGGCAATTTGAGCAACGAATGCAGGCTCATCCTGACTCCATGCAAGCGCTTGAAGCACAAAATCGGAAAGCAACACTGGCGTTTATCAAAGCGCACCCCAAAGCTCGCACCAGCGCTTGGCTGCTTGGTTGGCAAATGCGCTACGATGCTACTCCAATCGAACAATACGAGCAGCTCCAGCATCTTCTTTCGCCCGATGTACAAGCTAGCTTGCAAGGAACGGATGCCGCTAAACGACTAACCATCTTAAAAAATCAGCCTATAGTAGGCCGCAAAGCCCCAGATTTTACCATGCCAGATACGGCCGGCGTAGCTGTATCGCTCAGTCGTTTTCGCGGGCAATATGTGGTATTAGATTTCTGGGGACACTGGTGCGGACCTTGTATCAAGGCCATACCTCACCTTAAAAGGCTGCAAACCCAATATGCGTCGCAAGTACAGGTCATCGGGATTGGGATGGAAGCTGCCGATGATAAGCAGATTTGGCAGCAAACGATCCGAAAGCAACAGATACCCTGGCTTCAGCTTTCTGATCTAAAAGGTGATAAGGGGGTTATTGAGCAGTATAATATCAATGCGTTTCCAACTTACTTGTTGCTTGATCAACAGGGAATAGTGGTAGAACGCACGAGTGATCTGGCAGTTTTGGAGCAAAAGCTTAAGACACTTTCCCCTAAGCCCTAG
- a CDS encoding acyl-CoA thioesterase gives MRKQKPVKDSFVIMTELVLPNDTNTLNNLMGGRMMHLMDIAAAISAQRHSNRIVVTASVDNVSFQAGIRLGNVITLQAQVTRAFSSSMEVHIEVWSEDVPNGTKFKSNEAFFTFVAVDQSGRPIDVPEATPETPDEISLYEGALRRRQLRLVLAGRLHPRDANELKALFELE, from the coding sequence ATGCGCAAACAAAAGCCCGTTAAAGACTCGTTCGTAATCATGACCGAGTTGGTGCTGCCCAACGATACCAATACGCTCAACAATTTGATGGGCGGCCGCATGATGCACCTGATGGACATTGCCGCCGCTATTTCCGCCCAGCGCCACTCCAACCGCATTGTCGTGACGGCTTCCGTCGATAACGTGTCGTTTCAGGCGGGCATTCGGCTGGGCAACGTTATTACCTTGCAGGCACAAGTAACACGCGCGTTCAGCTCGTCGATGGAAGTGCACATTGAGGTGTGGTCGGAGGACGTACCGAATGGCACCAAGTTCAAATCAAACGAGGCATTCTTCACCTTCGTGGCCGTTGATCAATCGGGCCGTCCCATCGACGTGCCGGAAGCAACGCCGGAGACACCAGACGAAATCAGCTTGTATGAAGGAGCCCTGCGGCGGCGCCAGTTGCGCTTAGTACTAGCAGGACGGTTGCACCCGCGCGACGCGAACGAGCTAAAAGCCCTTTTTGAACTCGAATAA
- a CDS encoding riboflavin synthase, whose amino-acid sequence MFTGIIEALGTVTDVRAEGTNQHFTIASPFAAELQIDQSVAHNGVCLTVVGVDVAAGTHVVTAIDETLQKTNLGHWGPGKRVNLERCLSANGRFDGHIVQGHVDLTAVCESVEDQNGSWLYRFRHEPGPGRVTVEKGSICINGTSLTCFDSTDDSFSVAIIPYTYEHTTFQDLRPGDTVNLEFDIVGKYVAKLLGK is encoded by the coding sequence ATGTTCACCGGAATTATAGAAGCCCTAGGCACCGTAACGGATGTTCGCGCTGAAGGCACCAATCAGCACTTTACCATTGCCTCGCCTTTCGCGGCGGAGCTACAGATCGACCAAAGCGTGGCCCATAACGGCGTATGTCTGACGGTCGTAGGCGTGGATGTAGCGGCCGGTACGCACGTGGTGACGGCTATCGACGAGACGTTGCAGAAGACAAACCTAGGTCACTGGGGGCCTGGCAAGCGCGTGAATCTGGAGCGCTGCCTCTCGGCTAATGGCCGTTTCGACGGCCACATCGTGCAGGGACACGTTGACCTGACTGCCGTGTGCGAAAGCGTGGAAGATCAGAACGGTAGCTGGCTCTACCGCTTCCGCCACGAGCCGGGGCCCGGCCGCGTGACGGTGGAGAAAGGCTCGATCTGCATCAATGGTACCAGTCTCACCTGTTTTGATAGCACCGACGACAGCTTCTCGGTGGCCATCATTCCCTACACGTATGAGCATACCACCTTTCAAGATCTGCGCCCCGGCGACACGGTCAACTTGGAGTTTGATATCGTGGGGAAGTACGTGGCGAAACTGCTAGGAAAATAG
- a CDS encoding TlpA disulfide reductase family protein: protein MKSLLLFSALLGMANACNKATPPTGAASGTYEVKGELTNAPAGTKVYLAELGDNQFITRDTATTDDKGRFTFKGSAPEASVYQVKMNDANQVLLMLSNGSNVQLNGDAQKLGTTYSVQGSKDSELMQQLTRIMQSSKTAMSKLEQRYEQAAQAGKTDSLQKIQATAFAIQAQNTKSTKELVRQNPNSVVSAFVVGNLLNPDEEFTFADSMATQFKKVLPDSRYTKMLAAKLDPLRSTAVGVVAPDIKLASPDGKEVALSSLRGKYVLVDFWASWCRPCRAENPNVVRMYNKFKDKGFAIYSVSFDQDRDKWLKAIETDKLSWTQVSDLKGWESAAGQTYGVKAIPQTVLLDPQGRIIAKNLRGPELEAKLASLIPGA from the coding sequence ATGAAAAGCCTTTTGCTATTTAGCGCCCTGTTGGGCATGGCCAATGCTTGTAATAAAGCTACCCCGCCCACTGGTGCCGCCAGCGGAACCTATGAGGTAAAGGGTGAGCTGACCAACGCGCCTGCCGGCACGAAAGTGTATTTAGCAGAGCTAGGTGATAATCAGTTTATTACCCGCGATACCGCGACAACCGACGACAAAGGTCGTTTCACGTTCAAAGGTTCTGCCCCTGAAGCCAGCGTGTACCAGGTAAAGATGAATGATGCCAACCAGGTGCTCCTGATGCTGAGCAATGGTAGCAACGTGCAGCTCAACGGCGACGCCCAAAAGCTAGGTACTACCTACTCCGTGCAAGGTTCCAAAGACTCAGAACTAATGCAGCAGCTGACCCGCATTATGCAAAGCTCCAAAACCGCTATGAGTAAGTTGGAGCAGCGCTACGAGCAAGCCGCGCAAGCCGGCAAGACCGACTCGCTGCAAAAAATTCAGGCAACGGCCTTCGCTATTCAAGCTCAGAACACCAAGTCCACTAAAGAATTAGTGCGTCAGAATCCGAACTCGGTGGTGTCGGCGTTTGTGGTAGGCAATCTGCTAAACCCGGATGAAGAGTTCACCTTCGCTGATTCGATGGCAACGCAGTTCAAGAAGGTGCTACCCGATTCGCGTTACACAAAGATGCTGGCTGCCAAGCTAGACCCTTTGCGTTCTACCGCAGTAGGCGTGGTCGCACCTGACATCAAGCTAGCCTCTCCTGATGGCAAAGAAGTGGCCTTGTCATCGCTACGGGGCAAGTACGTACTGGTCGACTTCTGGGCGAGCTGGTGCCGGCCCTGCCGGGCTGAAAACCCTAACGTAGTGCGCATGTACAACAAGTTCAAAGACAAAGGTTTCGCTATTTATAGCGTTTCCTTTGACCAAGACCGCGACAAGTGGCTCAAGGCTATTGAGACTGATAAGCTTAGCTGGACGCAGGTATCGGACTTGAAAGGCTGGGAAAGTGCTGCTGGTCAAACCTACGGTGTGAAAGCCATTCCGCAGACGGTGTTGCTCGATCCTCAAGGCCGCATTATCGCCAAGAACCTGCGTGGTCCGGAGTTGGAGGCAAAGCTAGCTTCGCTGATACCCGGCGCGTAG